The window TAGACTAACTCAGAACCAAACTGTTTTAGTCCAAAACTTGGGGCAAAAAGCTAAAAATCAAACGGACCTAAACAATTCTCACATAAGGCTTTAAAGGACTAAAAGCAGGTATGTTAAAAGTTTAGGATCAAGTTAAAACAAACTAAAATCGTCAAGAGCTAAATGAGATTTAAACCTACAAAAACAGTATATAAACAAAGAGTTAACATGGAAAGAAAGTCCATCAAGAAACATTTTCCTCCAGAAACACAATGGAAGCAGCCAGACaagttaaaataataataataaataaaaacctTGCAATCTCAAGTGAAAATTGTATCGGGCATAAACACCCATAACAATACCCTCACCTTCAGAATATACAGTATATAAATGAAGCTATGATCTGAATCCTCAACAGTTGAATATTATTCATTAACATAAACGCAGGGACTTTGAACGTAATGAAAATTGCACCTAACAAAGTACACAAGCTGAGCAAATCTACATGAGATTCAATGGAGACTGGATTCAAAAGTCAAGTGGGAGTATGAATGAGCACAAATTACACCACATAACAATATTCGGTGTTCTTGCTAAGTAACTTTGACACAttaaaacaaaaggaaaaataaaaaagaggaTCTTCCTCCCCTCAAATGGTTTGATTCTTGCTTAAATAGGGATGTTATAGGCCAAGCTTTCTTCCCAGTGGAAGTTTGTCCCTAGGGTTGACACGCTCTATAATGAtgagattttttctttctttttttttttttttttgaaagtcCTCCTTTGGAAGTTATTTCTTTGCAGTAAAACGAGATGGCAACATCAGTATTATAGCAGTTCTGAATTTGATGGATGGGAAAATATAACTGAGGAAGGAGGATTATCTTGACAAAGGATTTAGCTCATTTTTAGTGAGGATGAGGATCGTTTACCTTTTCTTGATAAAGGAGGTACTGCCCAGGGGTTTTCTAGAGGAAGATCAAATAACTTTCACCCCTTCCACTTTGATGATATGGACTTGTCAAATTATTTAGCTCAAATCAGCATCTCTTATGCTCCTACAATGCCTGACGACCAAACTGCTCCTGGCTATTTGGGAGCAGTTCTTTGGTTAGCCTCTTCACTGCTTGATTTCTGTATTACGTTGGGAGTCTTTGGCTTTTGGTTTGTTTTGGCTGGTTAGTAACTAACTTAGTATGCTGTTATGGTACATTTTTACTGGGTCTTTTTCTTTTGAGTCGGATGTTTTCCCTTTTTTTGTTGGTTATTCTTATGTCCCTTGTGCTGAGCTGTTCCTTCTATTAAGTAAATTCATATCTTGATTAGAAAAAGCAAACAGAAAAGACAGTTACATGCAAATACATAAATCTAATTAGAATTATCGATAGCTCACATATAAAGATTCAACGGAAGTAGTCGAGTGCTGGTATAGGCACAATATAAAATACACCACAGAACAATATCATATATCCCAAAGCACAAGTCTTGTACCTTACAATACAAATACACACATATAACCACCATACCAAACATAAACgatagttaattaattttaaagttacTTTACAAATTTGATAAACTTGATTCTGTACAGTTTGGATATTAGTCTCAGACTTCAATTTAAAACTTGTGTAGCTCTTAAAATTCCAATTACTCCTATATAGTCTAAGCTTTATTTTCAGTTCTGTCTCTATAGTTCAAATAAAATCTCATAAAATCGTCCATGTGTTAACATATTGACAGTTTTCTACACTACAACATACTAATgacataaattaaaattacGCAAAAGAATCTTAATAATAAATAGGTTAAGTTAAAAGGCACTCTAAACTTTGAAAAGTTCAATTTTATCCTTGAACttgaaatttgtttttaaagaaACACTAGAATTTTTTCGTTAAAATAAGACAGAAATTGAAGCGGAGGCTAATTTGTAAAAATTAGTACACATACATGACATCATTTACAACATCATCCACCTAAATTGACACAACTAATTGATAGAATTTTATTACGTAAGTGCTTTTAACAATATCTTTAGGGATGAAACACCGGTCTTAATCTTCCATATAGTTGTAATAATACAGCATATGGTGTAATTTTTATGAATAAATTGAAAGTGCCATGGTACTTTTtgtaacaaattttaattttagagaaaaaaataaaaaagattctAGTCTAGGAAGATAATCGAAACCTCACCTCAGGATATTTTACATAATTCAGACTAATAAACAAAGGGACCGATCTTAGATAATGTTTATGTCTACATAGTTATTCACAATCATCAACTAAAGTGAAATTCTTCAAATAAAGAAAACTTGGAAAAATAACATGGTTgtctgtcaaaaaaaaaaaggaaggaaagaaaatcATTGCATGTATAAACTTAGTTCCATGAATTATTACCTGAATAGAAAATATATGCATTGGTGATCAAGCATCAGATCCTGATGCTGAGGAGCTGTCGCTATCAGAATCTGCAACACGAAAATGAAAAAGAACCGTAAAACAAGTTCTCAACAGAATGAACGGAAAACCATTTTTATAAGCACATCTAGCTACTTACCACTAGAAGAAGATCCAGAATCGCTGCTAGAGCTACTAGAGCTGCTGGATTTGCTTGAATGATCCCCTCGGGTGGGTGATGAAGAGGAAACAGTATTTTCATCTGCATAAGATTATACTATAATCTTTAGTTACACGTCACCAGACAACTAAGAAAGTAACACCAACCAAATTTTGTTGACAGACTTACCTGCTCGTGTTTCTCTGAGTAACTTTAAACCATTTGGGACACAAGAGGATGCACAGATGAAGAGCGTTAGTTCGCATAGAAAAGATGAATTCAAGAGTAactaaattgaaaaattatatGCAGGGCTTACATTCACTTGGTCATTACGCTCAGCTTCTGCTTGAGCCTTCAAAATGGCAAGTTCAGCCTTCCTCTTATTCTTGCTCAAACTCTTCCTGTAATTCGTAACAAGTCTATCAAGCTCCCACAGAGTCTCAGTGTCAACCCTATCTATGTCTACTTCTATTTCATCATCTTGTTGGAGAAGTTCAAAGTTTCTCTTTTTTATTATCTGTAGAATAGCATCTAGCTTCTCAGAGGGCAAATTCTGAAGGTTCGTactgagttttttcttttcattgtaaGTCATGTCCCTTTTGAAGACATCTTTTGCCTTGGGTTTCTTCAGTGAAGGTGTCCGTGCTGATGGAGTCACACTCATCGGTTGTGTCCTGGAATCAGCTGGGTTTATCGACGACTCTGACCTTCGTAGAATCTTTCTCATGTCAAGAGGAACTGGTCTGGGATGACCTCTAACTGAATTAGAAGATGGAAGAGTAGCTCCATATTTCATTCCTAGCCTCATCTCCTGATAATAATTTGATTCTATTACAACCCACCTGTCCTCAAAGATTTTCAGCAACTGTTCTGCCATTATGTGAACATCTTGCCCTTTTGGATTATAAGTCATAGCATTATGAAAGGTAAGTCTCACGTCCTCTGCAAATTCTTTTGGAGACTTGTACCAGTTTTTGTTTAGCCTCGTTTTCACAGTACCCAGGTCCATTGGATGTCTGATAATGCTATAATAATCGTGCAAACAAAGCCCCTCTACGTCGACTGGAGTATTAAACACCCATCCATGCTTGTGCTTCATCAGTTTCTCAAGTAGAGAAACAGAAGCATTGAAGGTC is drawn from Cucumis melo cultivar AY chromosome 11, USDA_Cmelo_AY_1.0, whole genome shotgun sequence and contains these coding sequences:
- the LOC103496367 gene encoding transcription factor GTE4-like isoform X2, giving the protein MASAPIAGGEDEGRIKQTCSEYKVYRRKTFRGVKNQNTPSVTPSITVSTTTTADKDPNIRNENATTATFNNVKDFNNNSDQAVPRSSEASEDANLSQQQPLLDAASEGDDLTRLDGQISVGPAVEANQDLPSVNGGVVKSGFDDQHRVDSASKPKQEMQELRRKFESELQIVRNLVKRIEAIQGQLNSGHTHSHVSTMEISDNGRGAYPVHSEVGSVGVPTENSRALRQLSLSVLENGKGVHDFMEREKRTPKANQFYRNSEFLLAKDRIPPADSNKKTKLNGKKRSRQKFNHGFGMGTKTFNASVSLLEKLMKHKHGWVFNTPVDVEGLCLHDYYSIIRHPMDLGTVKTRLNKNWYKSPKEFAEDVRLTFHNAMTYNPKGQDVHIMAEQLLKIFEDRWVVIESNYYQEMRLGMKYGATLPSSNSVRGHPRPVPLDMRKILRRSESSINPADSRTQPMSVTPSARTPSLKKPKAKDVFKRDMTYNEKKKLSTNLQNLPSEKLDAILQIIKKRNFELLQQDDEIEVDIDRVDTETLWELDRLVTNYRKSLSKNKRKAELAILKAQAEAERNDQVNLLRETRADENTVSSSSPTRGDHSSKSSSSSSSSSDSGSSSSDSDSDSSSASGSDA
- the LOC103496367 gene encoding transcription factor GTE4-like isoform X1; amino-acid sequence: MASAPIAGGEDEGRIKQTCSEYKVYRRKTFRGVKNQNTPSVTPSITVSTTTTADKDPNIRNENATTATFNNVKDFNNNSDQAVPRSSEASEDANLSQQQPLLDAASEGDDLTRLDGQISVGPAVEANQDLPSVNGGVVKSGFDDQHRVDSASKPKQEMQELRRKFESELQIVRNLVKRIEAIQGQLNSGHTHSHVSTMEISDNGRGAYPVHSEVGSVGVPTENSRALRQLSLSVLENGKGVHDFMEREKRTPKANQFYRNSEFLLAKDRIPPADSNKKTKLNGKKRSRQKFNHGFGMGTKTFNASVSLLEKLMKHKHGWVFNTPVDVEGLCLHDYYSIIRHPMDLGTVKTRLNKNWYKSPKEFAEDVRLTFHNAMTYNPKGQDVHIMAEQLLKIFEDRWVVIESNYYQEMRLGMKYGATLPSSNSVRGHPRPVPLDMRKILRRSESSINPADSRTQPMSVTPSARTPSLKKPKAKDVFKRDMTYNEKKKLSTNLQNLPSEKLDAILQIIKKRNFELLQQDDEIEVDIDRVDTETLWELDRLVTNYRKSLSKNKRKAELAILKAQAEAERNDQVNYNLMQMKILFPLHHPPEGIIQANPAALVALAAILDLLLVILIATAPQHQDLMLDHQCIYFLFRLNNACSRYLWIL